A genome region from Candidatus Angelobacter sp. includes the following:
- a CDS encoding DUF4256 domain-containing protein, which yields MKKELYPKQRDELLAALKARFERHVSRHKRLDWAKVQARLEAKPDKLWSLAEMERTGGEPDVVGQDKTTGEYIFFDCSAETPKGRTSVCYDREGWLSRKEARPKTTAMDMAASMGIELLTEEQYLELQKLGEFDLKTSSWVKTPADIRELGGALYCDRRYGRVFVGHNGAQSYYAARGFRGWLRV from the coding sequence ATGAAAAAAGAATTGTACCCCAAACAACGCGACGAGTTGCTTGCCGCGTTGAAAGCCCGGTTTGAGCGCCACGTGAGCCGACACAAAAGGCTGGATTGGGCCAAGGTGCAGGCGCGGTTGGAGGCCAAGCCGGACAAGCTGTGGTCGCTCGCGGAAATGGAAAGAACAGGCGGCGAACCGGATGTGGTGGGTCAGGATAAAACGACAGGCGAATACATCTTCTTTGATTGTTCCGCGGAAACTCCCAAAGGCCGCACCAGTGTTTGTTACGACCGCGAAGGATGGTTGTCGCGGAAGGAGGCCCGCCCGAAAACCACCGCCATGGATATGGCCGCGTCCATGGGCATCGAGCTTTTGACAGAAGAACAATACTTGGAGCTTCAGAAACTGGGAGAGTTCGATTTGAAGACGTCGAGTTGGGTGAAGACCCCGGCAGACATCCGAGAACTCGGTGGCGCGCTTTATTGTGATCGCCGCTACGGTCGCGTCTTTGTGGGTCACAACGGTGCGCAGTCCTATTATGCCGCCCGGGGTTTCCGCGGCTGGCTGAGGGTCTGA